Within Vicia villosa cultivar HV-30 ecotype Madison, WI linkage group LG1, Vvil1.0, whole genome shotgun sequence, the genomic segment CTACTATTTATGACTCACATTTTCACaccaaaaacttgaaaacatatTCCCTATCCagaattttctgcattttatgATAAATCTTTGCAATGCTTGGTAAacataattagaataaaaaatgaACAACAACATTCGATGTTATATTCACGTGGTCCATCCATCCCATCCCACTGCATGCAATGATTGGGATAATGAAGCGCgtctttcttctttctctaaCCAACTTTGATACTTTCCTTCCATAGTAAAAAACAATCAAAATTGGTCTCCTAATTCTCGACCAACAATAAAATCCACAAAAACcatttcaacaccaattaattcaTTTACTCAAAACATTCATCACTATCAATATCCATACATGTATACTATAATCCATGCCACTTGGTCATGGTCCTAAATTCCCAATATCAATCACATAAATAATTACCAAATAAACAAAACATGAAACTAATGATTCATTAATGCAACCTACAAACCCATAATCTCTCTCTTAATCTTCTCAATACGCCCACTGTTACCATGATCAATACCATCTTGAACCAACGCAGTAATCGCCAATCTCAACTTTCCATCATTAACAGAAACATTCGCGGCTAAAATCTCCGCTTGATTCTTAAAAAATACCTCCAAAATCACAATAACCAAACCTGGTTTCGCCACCGATTCAATCCCAAAGAAAGCCACATTGTTCGAAACCGTAACAGAAACAGAGCAATTTCTATTCCGACACGGAACCAACAAATTGAAACTCCCTTCAACTTTGGATTCCTTAATCTCCTCCAACATTTTCTTCTTGCTCTCGAGTTCCTTAATGTACCCAATTGTTTCGTTTAT encodes:
- the LOC131631822 gene encoding uncharacterized protein LOC131631822, producing the protein MENPSPSSTTIMGNTKRARELGASATTKPEEVLKVERGRRKKMSQMFTQLVTTVPALLPTATREVIINETIGYIKELESKKKMLEEIKESKVEGSFNLLVPCRNRNCSVSVTVSNNVAFFGIESVAKPGLVIVILEVFFKNQAEILAANVSVNDGKLRLAITALVQDGIDHGNSGRIEKIKREIMGL